The Methanothrix soehngenii GP6 genome has a window encoding:
- a CDS encoding IS701 family transposase yields the protein MIKIVKAPLQLEPFLNNFEDLFTKPSYCSFRDLCGALSVCDKSKTVANLCDTMADCSKGKKSRSSYNWFLSDANWDENEVAQRKVDLFIDKLCLKSNDKILLIIDDTYKEKNGIQTDGVGRFYDHSKESYIWGNNFVTSVIQSKGLFIPHKAKMYFKNSDECVNFKTKLEIAFDEIIEPLKVPKGMNLCIVFDSWWSSEELINKCINLGHSVVCQIKSDRKVGINNIMNFQVREMANQIDEKHFTKTIINVRGKKKTYYTFEKNVIIDRIGEVKLVISKRKRDGVTKYIISTDKSLSPKEVISIYEDRWDIETAHREINQKLGFKDYQLRDKNTIERFIQLVFSVWAAILFWEMDNPPAKDGSNPRTMGEMIDQVKMQALGETFEYIMIYFNLPVPKGGLLHVLKGLGLKI from the coding sequence ATGATCAAAATAGTAAAGGCACCATTACAATTAGAGCCGTTCTTGAATAATTTTGAGGACCTCTTTACCAAACCGAGCTATTGCTCATTTCGCGACCTATGCGGGGCGCTGAGCGTATGTGATAAATCCAAGACCGTTGCCAACCTATGTGATACTATGGCGGATTGCAGTAAAGGTAAAAAATCACGTTCTTCGTATAATTGGTTTTTAAGCGATGCTAATTGGGATGAGAATGAGGTTGCGCAGCGCAAAGTAGATCTTTTCATCGATAAATTATGTTTAAAAAGTAATGATAAAATACTATTAATAATTGATGACACATATAAAGAAAAGAATGGAATCCAAACGGATGGTGTAGGTAGATTTTACGATCATAGTAAAGAATCCTACATTTGGGGTAACAATTTTGTTACATCTGTTATCCAGTCAAAGGGATTATTCATCCCCCATAAAGCTAAGATGTACTTCAAGAATAGCGACGAATGTGTGAATTTCAAGACAAAGCTGGAAATTGCCTTTGATGAGATAATTGAACCATTGAAGGTCCCAAAAGGAATGAACCTCTGTATAGTTTTCGATAGCTGGTGGTCATCCGAAGAATTAATTAATAAATGCATAAATTTAGGGCACAGCGTAGTTTGCCAAATCAAATCCGATAGAAAAGTTGGGATAAATAACATCATGAATTTCCAAGTTAGGGAAATGGCAAACCAAATTGATGAAAAGCATTTTACCAAGACAATTATCAATGTCCGAGGAAAGAAAAAGACCTATTACACATTTGAAAAGAATGTCATAATTGATCGCATCGGAGAGGTCAAACTTGTTATCTCCAAAAGAAAAAGAGACGGAGTAACAAAGTATATCATAAGCACCGATAAATCCCTTTCTCCGAAAGAAGTCATATCTATCTATGAGGATAGGTGGGATATCGAAACAGCCCACCGAGAAATAAATCAAAAATTGGGATTCAAAGATTATCAATTACGGGATAAAAACACTATTGAGAGATTTATCCAACTTGTCTTTTCAGTATGGGCTGCAATTCTCTTCTGGGAAATGGACAATCCACCAGCAAAAGACGGCTCAAATCCAAGAACAATGGGCGAGATGATCGATCAAGTAAAAATGCAGGCACTCGGAGAAACATTTGAATACATTATGATATATTTTAATTTGCCTGTGCCGAAAGGCGGACTACTTCATGTGCTTAAGGGTCTAGGATTAAAAATTTAA
- a CDS encoding glycerophosphodiester phosphodiesterase family protein yields the protein MPRSLDITRRQAPVFRPEKLTVTQEGLKEIATFADGVGPYKMYIEANPELVQWAHDDGLQVHTWTMRADSLPEKYSDFTEELNQFYFVYGVDGLFTDFTDRAVAFLQSAN from the coding sequence ATGCCCCGAAGCCTCGATATAACCAGGAGGCAAGCTCCGGTCTTCAGGCCGGAGAAGCTGACGGTAACTCAGGAAGGCTTGAAGGAGATCGCCACCTTTGCCGATGGCGTTGGCCCGTATAAGATGTACATCGAGGCCAACCCCGAGCTGGTTCAGTGGGCCCACGACGATGGTCTCCAGGTCCACACCTGGACGATGCGCGCCGACAGCCTGCCTGAGAAATATTCGGACTTCACCGAAGAGCTGAACCAGTTCTACTTTGTATACGGAGTGGATGGGCTCTTCACCGACTTCACAGACAGGGCGGTTGCGTTCCTGCAGTCAGCAAATTGA
- a CDS encoding ISL3 family transposase, translating into MSISQEALFKIALNLEDPWYIKTIDFSAEGKQLDIHVDFEPGSKFPCAKCGNPGCSVHDTIERTWRHLNFFQFKTYIHCRVPRTICEDCGVKQSKVPWARKGSGFTLLMDSLIVLMAQYMTVTAIAEMIDEHDTRIWRVLQHYVAEARSNEDFSMVKSIGVDETSRAKGHKYVSVFIDLDESRVIHVCEGKDASTIGSFKDDLEQHNGSSENIENFCCDMSPAFISGIENSFPNASITFDKFHVMKLMNEAVDKVRREEQSHNALLKRTRYIWLKNPENLTANQNKMLTPLKSIRLKTMRAYNIKLALRDFWSYEYRKSAEDYLKRWYYWATHSRLDPVIECAKMIKNHWNGVTNYIKTKIDNGILEGTNSLIQAAKDSARGFRSTKNFITIIYIRTGKLKFNLPT; encoded by the coding sequence GTGTCAATCTCCCAGGAAGCCCTATTTAAGATAGCATTGAATCTTGAAGATCCTTGGTACATCAAGACGATAGATTTCAGTGCCGAAGGAAAGCAACTTGATATACACGTTGACTTCGAACCAGGCAGCAAATTTCCTTGTGCGAAATGCGGCAATCCAGGTTGCAGCGTGCATGATACTATCGAAAGAACCTGGCGACATTTGAACTTCTTTCAGTTTAAAACCTATATCCACTGTCGTGTCCCTCGCACGATCTGTGAAGACTGCGGAGTGAAGCAGTCAAAGGTTCCCTGGGCAAGAAAAGGTAGCGGTTTCACCTTGCTTATGGATTCTCTGATAGTCCTTATGGCTCAATACATGACTGTTACTGCTATTGCTGAAATGATTGATGAACATGATACTCGGATATGGAGAGTCCTGCAACATTATGTCGCAGAAGCTAGATCCAATGAGGACTTTTCAATGGTCAAATCAATCGGAGTTGATGAGACATCAAGAGCTAAAGGACATAAATATGTTTCAGTATTTATAGATCTAGATGAGTCGAGAGTTATCCATGTATGCGAAGGAAAAGATGCCTCAACTATCGGATCGTTTAAAGATGATCTAGAGCAGCATAACGGATCTAGCGAAAATATTGAAAATTTCTGCTGCGATATGTCGCCAGCTTTTATATCTGGTATAGAGAATAGTTTTCCTAATGCATCGATAACGTTTGATAAATTCCATGTTATGAAATTGATGAATGAAGCTGTTGATAAAGTCAGACGTGAGGAACAATCACACAATGCTTTGCTGAAAAGAACAAGATATATCTGGCTCAAAAATCCCGAGAACCTCACAGCCAATCAGAATAAGATGCTAACGCCACTAAAAAGCATCCGATTAAAAACGATGAGAGCTTATAATATTAAATTAGCCCTTCGCGACTTTTGGAGCTATGAATATCGGAAATCCGCCGAGGACTACCTCAAACGCTGGTATTATTGGGCTACGCATAGCAGACTCGATCCTGTGATCGAATGCGCTAAAATGATAAAGAATCACTGGAATGGCGTGACTAATTATATTAAAACAAAAATCGATAATGGTATCCTGGAAGGAACAAATAGTCTGATTCAGGCTGCAAAGGATAGCGCCAGAGGTTTCAGATCAACAAAAAATTTCATTACTATTATTTATATCAGGACAGGGAAACTCAAATTCAATTTACCCACATGA
- a CDS encoding TrkH family potassium uptake protein: MKIRVVLDILGLMLVLLGSLMLIPGIVAAIYKEPAGVMAFGLSSFITISAGLIIRRIGEKGEVTNKEAFVIVALAWLLATIFGSLPFIFLGLDETDSLFETMSGFTTTGATILTESDSHGYWIINSTAADNSLAHNLILTLFKSPEVLLSGIGKISTSDSGFNNYVESTFYGLLFWRAFTQLLGGMSIILLFIAILPHLGVAGRQLYYVDTSREALTPRVRSTAKIFWGIYLGFVALQTILLWSAGMSLYDSLCTSFTTISTAGFSPLSAGIVAYDSVLIEAILIIFMIVGATNFILHYQFIYKNDFLCYFKDPEFRLYLFLQATATALIVLWGGVDGGVLHRIRLAGFHVVSVGTTTGFTNTFDYAHWSSAANMVIIMLMLIGGCAGATAGGIKVLRVLLIKKYARRELMKMLHPKAVIPIKLNDISVSEGVLISVLFFTIIYLIIFFACSLLLTITESGNQNFDLLSAISAVATCMASVGPGLGVVALDFSQVTPVGKMIAIFCMYIGRMEILPVMLLFIPNLWKD; this comes from the coding sequence ATGAAGATCCGTGTAGTGCTGGACATTCTAGGCCTCATGCTGGTGCTCTTAGGGTCCTTGATGTTGATACCGGGAATTGTAGCTGCAATTTATAAAGAGCCCGCCGGAGTAATGGCTTTCGGTCTTTCTTCCTTTATCACAATTTCAGCAGGCCTAATAATCAGACGCATTGGCGAGAAAGGAGAGGTGACAAACAAAGAGGCTTTTGTAATTGTGGCTCTCGCCTGGCTCTTGGCAACGATCTTCGGATCATTACCATTCATATTTCTTGGATTGGATGAAACCGATTCGCTCTTCGAAACCATGTCTGGATTCACAACTACAGGTGCCACTATTCTAACTGAATCGGATTCGCATGGATACTGGATCATTAACTCGACAGCGGCAGATAATAGTCTTGCCCACAATTTGATACTTACTCTATTCAAATCTCCTGAAGTGCTATTATCAGGAATTGGGAAGATATCGACATCCGATTCGGGTTTCAATAATTACGTCGAGAGCACTTTTTATGGCTTGCTCTTTTGGAGGGCTTTTACTCAGTTGTTAGGCGGCATGAGCATCATCCTGCTTTTCATTGCTATCCTGCCCCATCTTGGGGTAGCAGGCAGGCAGCTCTACTATGTTGATACTAGTCGGGAAGCCTTGACTCCCAGAGTGAGGAGCACGGCCAAGATCTTTTGGGGTATATATCTGGGTTTCGTAGCTCTACAGACGATTTTGCTCTGGTCCGCTGGAATGTCCTTGTACGATTCGCTTTGCACCTCTTTTACTACTATATCAACCGCAGGATTTTCGCCGTTATCCGCAGGTATAGTTGCTTACGACAGCGTATTGATCGAAGCAATTTTAATAATATTCATGATTGTAGGGGCGACCAACTTCATTTTGCATTATCAATTTATATATAAAAACGATTTTTTATGTTATTTCAAGGATCCTGAATTCCGATTATATTTATTTCTTCAAGCCACGGCCACAGCACTGATTGTTCTATGGGGCGGTGTAGATGGAGGCGTCCTGCATAGAATTCGCCTTGCTGGATTCCATGTAGTGTCAGTAGGAACCACTACGGGATTCACAAATACTTTCGACTATGCCCACTGGTCTTCAGCGGCCAATATGGTTATTATTATGCTAATGTTGATTGGCGGATGCGCTGGAGCAACCGCAGGCGGCATTAAAGTTCTTCGGGTGCTCTTGATAAAGAAGTATGCTCGCCGAGAGTTGATGAAGATGCTCCATCCAAAGGCAGTTATTCCCATAAAGCTCAATGATATTTCAGTTTCTGAGGGGGTATTGATATCTGTTTTGTTCTTCACGATAATATATCTGATTATCTTTTTTGCCTGCTCCCTGTTATTGACGATAACTGAATCTGGAAATCAAAATTTCGATCTTTTATCTGCAATATCGGCTGTGGCCACCTGCATGGCCAGCGTAGGGCCAGGGCTTGGTGTAGTGGCTTTGGATTTTTCCCAAGTCACTCCTGTGGGAAAAATGATTGCGATCTTCTGTATGTACATCGGGAGAATGGAAATCCTGCCGGTGATGCTCTTATTCATCCCGAACCTGTGGAAAGACTAG
- a CDS encoding P-loop NTPase family protein, whose translation MLEIIPANSFSGTYHSASAKSSLQKATLVRTAKAEDDEWDLCEKISEAPSLNVYELAKRMDWSTHRSVILCPDWSETRVEAVLAISFTPAERNDRA comes from the coding sequence ATGCTTGAGATAATCCCAGCCAACTCTTTTTCCGGCACCTATCATTCGGCATCGGCCAAAAGCTCTCTACAAAAAGCCACCCTGGTCAGGACGGCAAAAGCCGAGGACGATGAGTGGGACCTCTGCGAAAAGATCAGCGAGGCACCCAGCTTAAACGTCTATGAGCTGGCAAAGCGGATGGACTGGTCTACCCATCGTTCAGTAATTTTGTGCCCAGATTGGTCGGAGACGCGCGTCGAGGCTGTCTTAGCCATATCTTTTACTCCAGCTGAACGCAACGATCGAGCTTAA
- a CDS encoding LamG-like jellyroll fold domain-containing protein — MADEQILSDNLNELAGGDSCVAWLVFSDNQPIDKSKNKLAISLVGEGTWVVNLVACSSFSGMGCAQLKNKVSKNYDEFTVLGKVYPLFTSNDEMVIYTSRSATDGYTVLLRRQEDYNYRLVFKAASGELISLKEVRANRWFDFAITLLSGKITLYIDGANAGEMSISSINLKGDANALIGTGYDDGYMDYKKGFSGYIDYIAEFEKALDSTRIEGYVDNPPFIFDKDLISSMSLNSATPSELAYDEPIWAHGDFQYVLAESTNPTNSPKGIQYFYPTEIDPLWSRLSQEDQWKINYYCTYVDTIINDVLGLAQQHDSNMVGMDPDLARTGTTGLVRRRAAARVNLRQPNPENVEVEMQPLLRHRGNIQNRRVPRIPHNGFNGAVGGGAAAMGAGAAGSVSGSGTFVAAVAAIGVFVTAAVVLFTIFYDRPEPVKSDIRIKSLRFNSDGDSTIGSLNCRKDSATTVPVRAVKNPSGKIEITGVFVPADLTKINLIAEVYWAPRYSLWVAG, encoded by the coding sequence TTGGCAGACGAACAAATTCTGTCGGATAATCTCAATGAGCTTGCAGGCGGAGATTCCTGCGTAGCATGGCTTGTGTTTTCAGATAATCAGCCGATTGATAAAAGCAAAAATAAGCTGGCCATTTCTCTGGTTGGCGAAGGCACCTGGGTTGTTAACTTGGTGGCCTGCTCAAGCTTCTCCGGCATGGGATGCGCCCAACTAAAAAACAAAGTGAGTAAAAATTATGATGAGTTTACAGTCCTGGGCAAGGTATATCCGCTGTTTACCTCAAACGACGAGATGGTGATCTACACTAGCCGGAGCGCTACTGATGGATATACAGTTTTACTTAGAAGACAAGAGGACTACAATTACAGGCTGGTGTTCAAGGCAGCAAGCGGCGAGCTGATATCCTTAAAAGAGGTTAGAGCAAACCGATGGTTTGACTTTGCGATTACACTGTTGTCGGGAAAAATCACACTGTATATCGATGGTGCCAATGCGGGCGAAATGAGCATCTCCTCCATCAATCTGAAAGGCGACGCAAACGCTCTCATTGGCACAGGCTACGATGATGGATATATGGATTATAAGAAGGGTTTTTCAGGTTATATCGATTATATAGCCGAGTTCGAAAAGGCACTGGATTCAACAAGGATAGAAGGCTATGTAGACAATCCGCCTTTCATATTTGACAAGGACTTGATCTCGTCCATGAGTCTCAATTCCGCAACTCCATCGGAGCTTGCTTATGATGAGCCTATCTGGGCACATGGCGATTTTCAGTACGTCTTGGCTGAATCGACCAATCCTACAAACTCGCCTAAGGGGATTCAGTACTTTTATCCAACGGAAATAGATCCTCTTTGGAGCAGGCTGAGTCAGGAAGATCAATGGAAGATCAATTATTACTGCACATACGTTGATACCATTATCAATGATGTATTAGGTCTTGCTCAGCAACATGATAGCAACATGGTCGGCATGGATCCAGATCTGGCCCGAACCGGCACCACCGGTCTGGTGAGAAGACGGGCGGCTGCCCGCGTCAATTTGCGTCAGCCCAATCCGGAAAATGTAGAAGTTGAAATGCAGCCATTGCTGAGGCATCGCGGCAATATTCAAAACCGAAGGGTGCCTAGGATTCCTCACAACGGGTTTAACGGCGCGGTCGGTGGAGGAGCTGCAGCAATGGGTGCAGGCGCTGCAGGATCTGTTTCTGGCAGCGGCACCTTCGTGGCGGCCGTTGCAGCAATAGGCGTTTTCGTGACAGCCGCCGTGGTTCTTTTTACTATATTTTATGATCGTCCTGAACCCGTTAAATCGGATATCAGGATCAAATCCCTGCGGTTCAACAGCGACGGAGACAGCACAATCGGTAGTCTGAATTGCAGAAAAGACTCGGCAACAACCGTGCCGGTTAGAGCTGTGAAGAATCCCTCCGGGAAAATAGAAATTACCGGAGTTTTTGTCCCCGCTGATCTGACTAAAATAAATTTAATAGCAGAAGTTTATTGGGCTCCTCGCTATTCTCTGTGGGTAGCTGGTTAA